Proteins from a genomic interval of Helicoverpa armigera isolate CAAS_96S chromosome 9, ASM3070526v1, whole genome shotgun sequence:
- the LOC110369724 gene encoding leucine-rich repeat-containing protein 74B → MDSPVSDTTTVPIEVIFQQEYYESSEEPPMEEWSSLEIVPPEENKKKILHQEGLYDPGSGEVCTKYITMSASSVLRHPYFCYPAIKDPGIEKALLEPEAVLKYPDDGQALYLDMCEEMKQCPVRSFHKGLLGSKIDLRYYCVNADGIRAMAAALRYNKTVKSLNFTDNFLNDDASFHLGNMLITNSTITELNLRGCRIGPGGAMRLLHNLPHNKGLVTLDLSYNQLGDEGMTHLAKAIFYGLDVKKINLAYNNITGKGVMHLVDSFETHNKFTHINLSWNKLYTPGGAPFLMKLSETSTTLQVLDLSWNALGGPKFGFAIKSILECPLIKKLNLSNNKFEGEALAAIASNLTKAKRLQTLHLSYNPLTPADALTVLNKVRMVASKLQKLYMENVFVDGEFLSLLDRIKRMKSKKNVVVTYGGVVSKFVGIGPDPRDLILNRVEYLAKKPKKNKVDIALFMLQLQKENRSIMGLKEFIAVIEEGGLRLDDSIVDELFNVFPGAASAKFKTININLMVEYMKRKWPDRQLPPTPPPEPEPEPVPVPVKPKKKGKK, encoded by the coding sequence atggATTCACCGGTCAGCGACACTACGACAGTGCCGATCGAAGTGATCTTCCAACAAGAATACTATGAGAGTTCTGAAGAACCGCCCATGGAAGAATGGTCTTCATTAGAAATAGTACCGccagaagaaaacaaaaagaaaattctacACCAAGAAGGGTTGTATGACCCTGGCAGCGGTGAAGTATGTACCAAGTATATAACTATGTCTGCAAGTTCTGTGCTTAGGCACCCTTACTTCTGCTACCCAGCGATCAAAGACCCAGGGATCGAAAAGGCCTTGTTAGAACCTGAAGCAGTACTAAAGTATCCAGATGATGGGCAGGCTCTATACCTAGACATGTGCGAGGAAATGAAACAGTGCCCAGTGAGGAGCTTCCATAAAGGACTACTTGGAAGTAAAATAGATTTAAGGTATTATTGCGTGAACGCAGATGGAATCCGTGCTATGGCTGCAGCCTTACGGTACAATAAGACAGTCAAATCATTGAACTTTACAGATAACTTTTTGAACGATGATGCTAGTTTCCATTTAGGCAATATGCTTATAACAAATAGTACAATAACCGAACTCAATTTACGTGGATGCAGGATTGGCCCTGGTGGTGCCATGCGCTTGTTACATAATCTACCTCATAACAAAGGTCTGGTGACACTGGATTTGAGTTACAACCAGTTGGGCGATGAAGGTATGACGCATCTAGccaaagctatattttatggaCTCGATGTTAAGAAAATCAACCtagcttataataatataaccgGGAAAGGCGTCATGCATTTAGTCGATTCATTCGAGACACATAACAAGTTCACCCATATAAACCTCTCGTGGAACAAATTGTATACTCCAGGAGGAGCGCCATTTCTCATGAAACTATCAGAAACTAGTACTACTCTTCAGGTACTAGATCTGTCATGGAACGCGCTGGGTGGCCCTAAATTTGGCTTCGCAATAAAAAGCATCTTGGAATGTCCGCTTATAAAGAAACTAAATCTAAGCAACAATAAGTTCGAAGGTGAAGCTTTGGCTGCTATTGCATCAAATTTAACAAAAGCTAAGAGACTGCAAACATTGCACCTGTCATACAATCCCCTGACGCCGGCTGATGCCCTGACGGTGTTGAACAAAGTAAGAATGGTAGCATCGAAACTACAAAAGTTATATATGGAAAACGTATTCGTTGATGGAGAGTTTTTATCTTTGCTTGATCGGATAAAACGCATGAAGTCAAAGAAAAACGTGGTTGTGACGTATGGTGGAGTTGTAAGCAAATTCGTAGGTATAGGTCCAGACCCCAGAGATCTTATTCTCAACAGAGTTGAATATCTTGCCAAGAAGCCGAAGAAGAACAAGGTGGACATTGCATTGTTTATGTTACAGTTGCAAAAAGAAAACCGCTCAATAATGGGTTTGAAAGAATTTATAGCTGTTATAGAGGAAGGAGGCCTGCGTTTGGATGACAGCATAGTAGATGAATTGTTCAACGTTTTCCCTGGCGCTGCGTCTGCtaaatttaaaactataaacattAACCTGATGGTAGAGTATATGAAACGCAAATGGCCGGATAGACAGTTACCTCCCACTCCCCCGCCGGAACCCGAACCGGAACCGGTACCAGTACCAGTAAAACCAAAGAAAAAGGGAAAAAAGTGA